A DNA window from Tachysurus fulvidraco isolate hzauxx_2018 chromosome 4, HZAU_PFXX_2.0, whole genome shotgun sequence contains the following coding sequences:
- the mxd4 gene encoding max dimerization protein 4 isoform X2, translated as MELNSLLILLEAAEYLERRDREAEHGYASVLPYTSEFSRKKKAQLLSRRPSNNNIININNNNNNNRRAKLRLYLEQLKQLVPLGPDSTRHTTLSLLKRARMHIKKLEEQDKKAVNVKEQLQREHRYLKRRLEQLSLQRIRTDSMGSTISTDSEQEVDIEGMEFTPGDGDSMDGVSDPEDHYSPCSF; from the exons ATGGAGCTGAATTCTCTGTTAATCCTGCTGGAGGCTGCAGAGTATCTGGAGAGAAGAGACCGAG aggcTGAACACGGTTATGCATCAGTGTTACCCTACACTTCAGAGTTCAGCAGGAAGAAAAAAGCACAGCTGCTCTCACGCAGACCAAgtaacaacaacatcatcaacatcaacaacaacaacaacaacaacag acgtgcTAAGTTACGTCTCTATCTGGAGCAGCTGAAGCAGCTTGTGCCTTTAGGACCTGACAGTACGCGACACACAACCCTGAGTCTGCTCAAACGGGCCAGGATGCACATcaag AAGTTGGAGGAACAGGACAAGAAAGCAGTGAATGTGAAGGAGCAGTTGCAGAGGGAACATCGTTACTTAAAGCGTCGCCTCGAACAACTCTCACTGCAGCGCATTCGCACTGACAGCATGGGCTCTACTATCTCTACTGACTCAGAGCAGg aggtggaCATTGAGGGGATGGAGTTCACCCCAGGTGATGGAGACAGCATGGATGGAGTGAGCGACCCTGAGGATCACTACAGCCCATGCAGCTTTTAA
- the mxd4 gene encoding max dimerization protein 4 isoform X1 — translation MELNSLLILLEAAEYLERRDREAEHGYASVLPYTSEFSRKKKAQLLSRRPSNNNIININNNNNNNRSSHNELEKHRRAKLRLYLEQLKQLVPLGPDSTRHTTLSLLKRARMHIKKLEEQDKKAVNVKEQLQREHRYLKRRLEQLSLQRIRTDSMGSTISTDSEQEVDIEGMEFTPGDGDSMDGVSDPEDHYSPCSF, via the exons ATGGAGCTGAATTCTCTGTTAATCCTGCTGGAGGCTGCAGAGTATCTGGAGAGAAGAGACCGAG aggcTGAACACGGTTATGCATCAGTGTTACCCTACACTTCAGAGTTCAGCAGGAAGAAAAAAGCACAGCTGCTCTCACGCAGACCAAgtaacaacaacatcatcaacatcaacaacaacaacaacaacaacag atcTTCACACAATGAGTTGGAGAAACACAG acgtgcTAAGTTACGTCTCTATCTGGAGCAGCTGAAGCAGCTTGTGCCTTTAGGACCTGACAGTACGCGACACACAACCCTGAGTCTGCTCAAACGGGCCAGGATGCACATcaag AAGTTGGAGGAACAGGACAAGAAAGCAGTGAATGTGAAGGAGCAGTTGCAGAGGGAACATCGTTACTTAAAGCGTCGCCTCGAACAACTCTCACTGCAGCGCATTCGCACTGACAGCATGGGCTCTACTATCTCTACTGACTCAGAGCAGg aggtggaCATTGAGGGGATGGAGTTCACCCCAGGTGATGGAGACAGCATGGATGGAGTGAGCGACCCTGAGGATCACTACAGCCCATGCAGCTTTTAA
- the ndufb6 gene encoding NADH dehydrogenase [ubiquinone] 1 beta subcomplex subunit 6, whose translation MEGYTAEEKLRLQQLASLRRRWLADQELSAREPVIKAASPGRLQAFWGSFLQPQSLWRIYTFKAFNVGSFALTRVLIPAWIVHYYVKYHLLKKPYSVVELKPRLFPGDTILETGEVVPELPHTHGHAHH comes from the exons ATGGAGGGATACACGGCGGAGGAGAAGCTCCGGCTGCAGCAGTTAGCGTCTCTGCGGCGCCGCTGGCTGGCGGATCAGGAGCTGAGCGCCCGGGAGCCGGTGATTAAAGCCGCATCTCCGGGGAGACTGCAGGCCTTCTGGGGCTCGTTCCTGCAACCACAGAGTCTGTGGAGGAtctat ACTTTTAAGGCTTTTAACGTGGGTTCTTTTGCTCTGACCCGCGTCCTTATTCCAGCCTGGATCGTACATTACTATGTCAAATATCATCTTCTT aaAAAACCCTACAGTGTGGTGGAGCTGAAACCCAGACTGTTCCCT GGTGATACCATTCTGGAGACGGGGGAGGTGGTTCCTGAGCTTCCTCACACTCATGGCCATGCCCACCACTGA
- the toporsa gene encoding topoisomerase I binding, arginine/serine-rich a: MTSTEPDVELQKVCAAAEMPYKETSPDSKCPICLDHFRNLSYADRCFHRFCFRCILEWGKNKAECPLCKQPFSSVYHSVRSEHDFKVYELRPAENGSFGSVQGQRFRYRTTLTHRRRSTAQMHRSSRQQEVMCFRRWLYRCDVRVHGVRDGGRSRDMSAEFFRKNPACLHRLVPWLKRELAVLYGSHDSVADVVLHLILSMITRHDIQDEAFLLELRPFLSSRTEHFLHEFLSFAKSPFNMEAYDRHAVYDCPAPSHVSAVSEDDGDLSSAPSPWDDETPGPSYSSATHSVFTVTISDSDVDSTSEEEEAAESVSINANSNVTNSRADEEDYSSDGDCVIIGFIKPNAQRTPELIHLSSDSEASPQEDPEPPPPNKSDRRDLTNRRSRNRYDIVSHSATKHNSTRRDGSRDGSRDRSRGGGRSRDSSRDSSRDRRRGGGRSRDRSRDRRRGGGRSRDRRRGEGRSRDRERSWGEKRDGSRDWGRSRDWRRGGGRDWSRGGNRSGDRRRDGNYFKCSYRWRSPSLSYKDKSKRRKASNHSSPFDTVRHRHSRHTNTHYRRDMPQRSRARSPSRTHSRSSSRTRLLSRSSAHSRSRSRTRVPSYTGSWTRQASPQSRKHSKCLSVSPSPSSHRSSSHSKPNRKQKHKSLHRMRRSKDKHHVKKKKKEKKKRRRRSLSTEVSAERRKHHKKKKKHKTARKYRSERTGQSSEGRSPTVINIINISTETQSEEPPSSSCGTPSQNTASNSASDETPLNDSATLRRSS, from the coding sequence ATGACGTCCACAGAGCCGGACGTCGAGCTTCAAAAGGTGTGTGCTGCAGCAGAGATGCCGTATAAAGAGACGTCTCCGGACTCTAAGTGTCCGATCTGTCTGGACCACTTCAGGAACTTGTCTTACGCGGACAGGTGTTTCCACCGCTTCTGTTTCCGCTGCATCCTGGAGTGGGGCAAGAACAAAGCCGAGTGTCCCCTGTGTAAGCAGCCCTTCAGCTCCGTGTACCACTCCGTCCGGTCCGAGCATGACTTCAAAGTGTATGAGCTGCGTCCGGCCGAGAACGGATCCTTCGGTAGTGTGCAGGGTCAGAGGTTCCGCTACCGGACCACGCTAACACACAGGCGCCGCTCGACAGCACAGATGCACAGGAGCTCGCgccaacaggaagtgatgtgttTTCGGCGCTGGCTGTATCGATGTGATGTGCGGGTGCATGGCGTGCGAGACGGAGGTCGTTCTCGCGACATGTCTGCCGAATTCTTCCGTAAAAATCCGGCTTGTCTGCATCGACTAGTTCCTTGGCTGAAGCGGGAGCTGGCGGTGCTCTACGGCTCACATGACTCAGTTGCTGATGTCGTTCTTCACCTGATATTATCTATGATCACACGTCATGATATACAAGATGAGGCCTTCCTGTTGGAACTCCGCCCCTTTCTGTCATCAAGAACTGAGCACTTCTTGCATGAATTCCTGAGTTTCGCAAAGTCACCTTTCAACATGGAAGCGTATGATCGCCACGCTGTTTATGACTGCCCCGCCCCCTCTCATGTTTCTGCCGTCTCCGAGGATGATGGTGACCTTAGCTCTGCCCCTTCACCCTGGGACGATGAAACTCCAGGTCCAAGCTATTCTAGTGCCACGcacagtgtgtttactgtaaccaTTAGTGACTCAGATGTAGACAGCAcaagtgaagaagaagaagcagcagaGTCTGTAAGCATTAATGCTAACAGTAATGTCACCAACTCTCGAGCAGACGAGGAGGATTACAGCAGCGATGGAGACTGTGTCATCATAGGCTTCATCAAACCCAATGCACAACGGACTCCTGAGCTCATCCACCTGTCTTCTGATTCTGAAGCATCACCGCAAGAAGATCCAGAACCGCCTCCCCCCAACAAATCAGACAGGAGAGATCTGACCAATCGGAGAAGTAGGAATAGATACGACATTGTCTCCCATTCTGCTACAAAACACAACTCTACAAGAAGAGACGGGAGCAGGGATGGGAGCAGGGACAGGAGCAGGGGTGGGGGCAGGAGCAGGGACAGCAGCAGGGACAGCAGCAGGGACAGGAGAAGAGGTGGGGGCAGGAGCAGGGACAGGAGCAGGGACAGGAGAAGGGGTGGGGGCAGGAGCAGGGACAGGAGAAGGGGTGAGGGCAGGAGCAGGGACAGGGAGAGGAGCTGGGGCGAGAAAAGGGACGGGAGCAGGGACTGGGGTAGGAGCAGGGACTGGAGAAGGGGTGGGGGCAGGGACTGGAGcaggggaggaaacaggagcgGGGACAGGAGGAGGGACGGTAATTATTTCAAATGCAGCTACAGGTGGCGCTCTCCCTCACTCAGCTATAAGGACAAAAGTAAAAGAAGGAAAGCAAGCAATCACAGCTCTCCATTTGACACAGTCCGACACAGGCACAGCagacacacgaacacacactacagacgaGACATGCCACAGCGATCACGTGCACGCTCACCATCTAGGACTCATTCGCGCTCAAGTTCTAGAACTCGTCTGCTCTCAAGGTCTAGTGCTCATTCACGCTCGAGATCCAGGACTCGTGTACCCTCCTACACAGGAAGTTGGACAAGACAAGCTTCTCCACAGAGCAGGAAACACTCTAAGTGCCTCTCTGTAAGCCCCTCCCCTTCTTCACACAGGAGTTCAAGCCACAGCAAACCGAACAGAAAGCAGAAGCATAAATCTCTTCATCGAATGAGGAGGAGCAAAGACAAGCatcatgttaaaaagaaaaagaaggagaagaagaagaggaggaggaggagcttaaGCACGGAGGTCAGTGCTGAGCGTAGGAAACAtcataagaagaagaaaaaacacaagacaGCGAGGAAGTACAGGAGTGAGAGGACGGGGCAGAGCTCAGAGGGGAGATCACCCACTGtcataaacatcataaacattAGCACTGAAACACAGTCTGAGGAGCCGCCGAGTTCCTCCTGTGGGACACCATCTCAAAACACAGCTTCAAACTCTGCATCTGATGAAACTCCCCTGAACGATTCAGCAACACTCCGTCGTTCCAGTTGA
- the LOC113646588 gene encoding S-methyl-5'-thioadenosine phosphorylase, with translation MASRVKVKIGIIGGSGLDDPDILEGRSERYVDTPFGKPSDALILGKIRDVECVLLARHGRKHTIMPSNVNYRANIWALKEEKCTHILVTTACGSLREDIRPGDIVLIDQFIDRTTKRAQTFYDGELHSPPGVSHIPMAEPFCSRTREVLSEAARSLGVSFHVSGTMVCIEGPRFSSHAESLMFRQWGADVINMTTVPEVVLAKEAGLCYAAVAMATDYDCWKQHEEAVCVDNVLKTMKENANKASSILLTAIPLISQLNWEETISQYRAMALSSVMLPKH, from the exons ATGGCATCGAGAGTTAAAGTGAAG atTGGGATCATCGGTGGTTCTGGTCTCGATGATCCCGACATCCTGGAGGGCCGATCTGAGCGCTACGTGGACACGCCGTTTGGGAAG CCATCTGATGCGTTGATTTTGGGCAAGATCCGGGacgtggagtgtgtgctgctcgccag GCACGGCAGGAAACACACCATCATGCCGTCTAACGTGAATTATCGTGCAAATATCTGGGCTCTGAAGGAGGAGAAGTGTACTCACATCCTGGTCACTACGGCATGTGGCTCGCTGAGAGAAGACATCAGACCAGGGGACATCGTCCTCATTGACCAGTTCATCGACAG GACAACTAAGAGAGCTCAGACGTTTTATGATGGTGAACTCCACAGTCCTCCTGGTGTGAGTCACATTCCCATGGCAGAACCTTTCTGCTCCAGAACCCGAGAG gtcctGAGTGAAGCTGCAAGGTCTCTGGGTGTCTCTTTCCATGTAAGTGGTACGATGGTGTGTATCGAGGGTCCTCGGTTCTCCTCACACGCTGAGTCTTTGATGTTTCGTCAGTGGGGTGCTGATGTCATCAACATGACCACTGTCCCCGAGGTCGTGCTCGCCAAGGAGGCGGGGCTTTGCTATGCCgccgttgccatggcaaccgACTATGATTGCTGGAAGCAGCATGAGGAGGCG gtgtgtgtggacAACGTGCTGAAAACTATGAAAGAAAACGCAAACAAAGCCAGCAGCATCTTACTGACCGCCATCCCACTGATCAGCCAGCTGAACTGGGAGGAGACAATTAGCCAgtacaga gcgaTGGCTCTCTCCTCTGTGATGCTGCCCAAACACTGA